A genomic window from Microbacterium sp. H1-D42 includes:
- a CDS encoding YciI family protein, which translates to MKFMLIMRATDDAVQEYTERPFEEIIAEMGRYNESMMKAGVLLAGEGLTDAAEGFVVDFSAETPLITDGPYGETKELFNGFWIIETRTREEAAEWASRAPLGPGSFLEVRRVTGPEDFPADNEWVQKEEGWREEQAGRAQG; encoded by the coding sequence ATGAAGTTCATGCTTATCATGCGCGCCACCGACGACGCCGTGCAGGAGTACACCGAGCGTCCCTTCGAGGAGATCATCGCCGAGATGGGCCGCTACAACGAGTCGATGATGAAGGCCGGCGTGCTGCTGGCCGGTGAGGGACTCACCGATGCGGCGGAGGGCTTCGTCGTCGACTTCAGCGCCGAGACGCCACTCATCACCGACGGCCCTTACGGCGAGACGAAGGAGCTGTTCAACGGCTTCTGGATCATCGAGACCCGTACTCGTGAAGAGGCCGCTGAGTGGGCGAGCCGCGCACCCCTCGGACCCGGCAGCTTCCTCGAGGTGCGTCGCGTCACCGGACCCGAGGACTTTCCCGCCGACAACGAGTGGGTGCAGAAGGAAGAGGGCTGGCGCGAAGAGCAGGCCGGCCGCGCGCAGGGTTGA